In the genome of bacterium, one region contains:
- a CDS encoding cysteine desulfurase NifS, which produces MDAIYLDHAATTPIRPEVREAMAPYEHEQFGNPSSVHRWGQRARAALEEARERLAAVLGAARREIVFTGSGTEAANLAVLGRWLVARRNGAAAVACSAVEHKAVLEAVSAAARDGATALILAVDEDGRLDLGALEEALRSRPCVVSVMWGNNEVGVLQPVEEVAARCREAGVVMHTDAVQALGRVPVRVDRVPCDLLSVNAHKIGGPKGIGALYIRSGVELEPLLHGGGQENGLRPGTQNVAAAVGMAVAAELAVKEQAAEAERLARLRDRLERAIVEALPGTVVNGGGAPRLPHILNVSVPGVDQETVLVALDLEGVAASSGSACTSGAVELSHVLAAMGRSAAERAASVRFSLGRTTTEAEIDEAARRVVAVLSRMRAAA; this is translated from the coding sequence ATGGATGCGATCTACCTCGATCATGCGGCGACGACTCCGATCCGGCCGGAGGTCCGGGAAGCGATGGCGCCGTACGAGCACGAGCAGTTCGGCAACCCATCGAGCGTGCACCGGTGGGGACAGCGAGCGCGGGCGGCGTTGGAGGAGGCACGGGAGCGCCTGGCTGCGGTGCTGGGTGCGGCGCGGCGGGAGATCGTCTTCACGGGCAGCGGGACGGAGGCGGCGAACCTGGCGGTGTTGGGGCGCTGGCTCGTGGCGCGTCGGAACGGCGCTGCGGCGGTGGCGTGCTCGGCGGTCGAGCACAAGGCGGTGCTGGAGGCGGTGAGTGCGGCGGCGCGCGATGGTGCCACGGCGCTGATCCTCGCCGTGGACGAGGATGGGCGGCTGGATCTCGGCGCGCTGGAGGAGGCGCTGCGGAGCCGGCCGTGCGTGGTGTCCGTGATGTGGGGGAACAACGAGGTGGGCGTGCTCCAGCCGGTGGAGGAGGTGGCTGCGCGGTGCCGGGAGGCGGGCGTGGTGATGCACACGGACGCGGTCCAAGCGCTGGGCCGGGTCCCCGTCCGGGTGGACCGGGTGCCGTGCGACCTGCTCTCGGTGAACGCCCACAAGATCGGCGGGCCCAAGGGCATCGGTGCCCTCTACATCCGGTCCGGGGTGGAGCTGGAGCCGCTGCTGCACGGCGGCGGCCAGGAGAACGGCCTCCGTCCGGGGACGCAGAACGTCGCCGCTGCGGTGGGGATGGCGGTGGCGGCCGAACTGGCGGTGAAGGAGCAGGCGGCGGAGGCGGAGCGTCTGGCCCGGCTGCGGGACAGGCTCGAGCGCGCGATCGTGGAGGCGCTGCCGGGCACGGTGGTGAACGGCGGGGGTGCGCCCCGGCTCCCGCACATCCTGAACGTGTCCGTCCCGGGGGTGGACCAGGAGACGGTTCTGGTGGCGCTGGATCTGGAGGGTGTGGCCGCGTCCAGCGGTTCGGCGTGCACGAGCGGCGCGGTCGAGCTCAGCCACGTCCTGGCGGCGATGGGCCGCAGCGCGG